In [Clostridium] cellulosi, one genomic interval encodes:
- a CDS encoding spore protease (High confidence in function and specificity), with translation MSLIRTDLALEAHESAARSGKPDGVVVEKFSRGGINVSRVKVIDERGEQAIGKPVGTYVTVETGKLDNVGGDEYNEAVEAVADEIKEILKKVGNGLVLVAGLGNAGMTPDALGPRCVKNILVTRHIAGELTKIEGLESLRAVAAIAPGVLGQTGVETGEIIKAIVERIHPAAVIAVDALASRRTSRLGNTIQIADTGINPGSGIGNMRFAINQETLGVPVISIGVPTVVDAATLAIDVLEGAGIETPPKDEERIRASIDPDGVSLFVTPRMIDLIVEHAASLAALAINRALHPGVSVEDINKLVS, from the coding sequence ATGTCTTTAATTAGAACGGACTTGGCGCTTGAAGCACATGAAAGTGCAGCGCGTTCGGGCAAACCGGACGGAGTTGTCGTCGAGAAATTCAGCCGCGGTGGAATCAACGTATCAAGGGTAAAAGTCATTGACGAGCGCGGCGAACAGGCTATTGGAAAACCTGTGGGAACATATGTCACCGTTGAAACAGGCAAGCTTGACAATGTTGGGGGCGACGAATACAACGAGGCGGTTGAAGCTGTGGCGGATGAAATAAAGGAAATCTTAAAGAAAGTTGGAAACGGCCTTGTGCTTGTGGCCGGGCTGGGCAACGCTGGCATGACCCCGGATGCACTTGGCCCCCGCTGTGTCAAAAACATACTGGTAACCCGGCACATCGCCGGTGAACTTACAAAAATCGAGGGGCTTGAAAGCCTGCGGGCTGTCGCCGCCATAGCACCGGGGGTACTGGGTCAAACGGGCGTCGAAACAGGTGAAATCATCAAGGCGATAGTGGAGCGTATTCACCCCGCAGCGGTGATTGCCGTCGACGCACTGGCCTCACGAAGAACCTCAAGACTTGGCAACACTATCCAAATCGCCGACACCGGTATCAACCCGGGCTCCGGAATCGGCAATATGCGTTTTGCAATAAATCAGGAAACCCTTGGGGTTCCGGTTATCTCAATCGGCGTGCCCACGGTCGTCGACGCAGCGACGCTTGCCATAGACGTGCTTGAGGGTGCGGGTATCGAAACGCCTCCCAAGGATGAGGAACGGATAAGGGCGTCGATAGACCCGGACGGCGTATCGCTTTTTGTAACACCGCGTATGATCGACCTTATCGTTGAGCATGCTGCATCCCTTGCGGCGCTTGCGATAAACCGCGCGCTGCACCCCGGGGTATCCGTCGAGGATATCAACAAACTTGTCAGCTAA
- a CDS encoding hypothetical protein (Family membership): protein MPNIKSAKKRVKVNAARALRNKALKSALHTAIKKANTAIATGAENKDEIVKAAIRTIDKAVSKGILHKNAAARKKSRLVLSSK from the coding sequence GTGCCAAACATTAAATCTGCAAAAAAACGCGTCAAGGTTAATGCAGCCAGGGCTCTGCGTAATAAGGCTTTAAAATCAGCTCTCCACACAGCTATTAAGAAAGCTAACACCGCCATAGCAACAGGTGCAGAGAACAAGGACGAAATCGTTAAAGCCGCAATTAGGACCATAGATAAAGCTGTATCGAAGGGTATTCTCCATAAGAATGCAGCGGCGAGAAAGAAGTCCCGCCTCGTTCTCAGCAGCAAGTGA
- a CDS encoding putative membrane protein (Hypothetical protein), which translates to MKIKRIIGTIVAAATILLAVSGAVAYLLYKISRDKAYNEKWEDYVECGI; encoded by the coding sequence ATGAAAATAAAAAGAATAATCGGAACAATCGTCGCAGCCGCTACAATTCTACTCGCTGTATCAGGCGCAGTAGCTTATCTTTTATATAAGATTTCACGCGATAAGGCATATAATGAAAAGTGGGAAGATTACGTTGAATGCGGGATCTGA